The genomic stretch ATTGAAGTTTGAAACCCTTCCGGCTGagaaaagtcaaacaaaagGCTCAAAAGCGGCTGTTGGAATGCTGTCCAAATGCGTGTGAAAATAATTGAGCAATAAAGGACAGTAGATATCTGTCGCCGGACTCGTGACTTCGGATGAATTTAATGCCACTTTATGAAAGGCAACcacctttttcattttttgtctaCTTCCGTTAAATGCTTGACTTCTCCGGTCCTTGAATTCGCTCTATCCGCTAGgctcctttaaaaaaaaaaaaaaaaaaaactatccgCTTGACAATACAGAAAAGATCAAAATAGTCAATGGAATGGAGCAAATTTGTTGCAATATAAttcatttcaaaaataaagctTCAGATGTGATTTTTAAGTTGAGATGATTCCTTAATCCGACTCTTCATATTCTTAACGAAAAAGAAATGGTGCTAAGTGCAATTGGTCCTGGTATCCTGCTATATATGTTCATGACAGACCAAAGGTTGTAAGTTGTAATTGGGAAATAGTTTGATTGATATACGTTGCttttttgtggttgaaatgaaaatatacaactttttttctattttcttttggaTAAGATTCATTTGGTTGCCTCTTTAAGGTACTAGGTTGGCATTACCAAATTTTCAGAAAAAGTGTTACTGAAATATTATCCAAAAATTGAAGATTGGAAGGAAATTTTTATGGCCCACCCAGCACCCCACCCGATGCTATGTGAATCATTGATTCAAGCAGTTCAAAGATAAGGAGTTTGTCGTCGTCATTTAGTGTGAATTCATCGGTTGAACTTTCTGTCCTCTCATTTGAGAAGATGCCAAGCAAACGCACAAGATCATCACAGCTGGAGAGAGATGGGCGAAGATCCTAACAGTTATCagagaaatggaagaaaaacaACTTGAGCATTTCAGTCATGAGGAACACCCTCTGATCCTGTGTGAGTTGCCGAAGGAAAACGATGGCGGTAGCATTGATCAAAAGTCAGCAGTCTGTTATGGGTGTCAGCAGCAAATCTTGGATCCTGCAGCATACTGCTGCTTCCCCTGTGATTTCTTTCTCCACAAAAGATGTGCGGAGCTTCCTCGACAAATTACACACCCGATGCACTCCCAGCATCCTTTAGTCCTCCTTAGGAATCCAACTTATTTCTCGGGTGCTTGTATCTGTAGTGCGTGTGGCCAAGGTccttggaagtttttcacctacCACTGCTCCTCCTGCGAATTTGATCTCGATGTGTCGTGTGCTATTTTGGATCAGCAGGAAATTAAGCTCGATTGTCATGACCACCCTCTTCGAGAGCAGAGACCAGGTGCTTTCTACTGTAATGCTTGCCGTGAGGATGTCAAGGATTCATCCTATCTGTGTACTGTTTGTCCATTTTGGATCCACAAAAAATGCGCACTGCTATCATCAATTGTGAAGCACAAGGATCATGATCACTCACTCCATCTGGCTTATTCTCTTCCATCTGACTACCGCAGTTTTCCACAACAATGCTTTGTTTGTTGGAAAAAGGTACATCCGAGTCGTTGGGTCTATTATTGCGGTCCTTGCAGATACTTCGTCCATATTACATGCGTTGTGATCTCTCAAGAGGATGAAGGGCAGCTAAGTGAAGATATTGAATATCCTATCTCGTAAAgagcttttctttgttttgcttgCTATTGTTAGCGTAATGGTTGATTCTTTAGCCCTTTTTTTGTTCCGCCTCCAAAAATTTAGTTTTTTGCCCATTTACAATAATCATGATGAAATATTTTTGGCATTCTATCCTCTGAATTTCTTGTCTTGTGGGTTGCTAGAGGAGAACGAGATCAAAATGTGGTGAAACTACCATCCAGTAATGCGGCTCAAGAATTGATCGCCCGTTTTCTTCTCAAGGATGATGAGATCAGTAGCAATAATGACCCAGGCAAATCGAATATTCCAGAAGAGATATTTACGAATTCACACGGGAAGCATCCGCTTGTTCTTTCAGAGAAAGTACAGAACTTACATGATGAGATAAAGGGTACTACTAGTGATGATGATCAGGAAGCAGCAAAAGCAGTATTAGTATGTGACTGGTGCATTGAACCTATTTGCTCATCTGATGATCTTCGCTACCATGCTTGTGTCGAGTGTGGTTACTTTGTCCATTTAACTTGTTCTAACCTCCCCCCTGAATTGCACATTCCAAAGCATCCCCAGCACCCATTCTACTTGATGTATAATCCGAGAGAAGTTGGACTTTTTAATTGCAAGGCATGTCGCTTGTGGACCAATGCTACCTATTATAAATGCGAACCTTGTGGACTAAGTGTTTGTATCAAGTGTGCGAGTGCTAGCATGATCACGAGTAGTGTCAAGCACGATGGTCACAAGAAGCACCTCTTGATTCAACTTCAAAGTTCAGATCTCATAAATTGCACGGCGTGCGGCTATATATATAGAGGTGGTTTTGGGTTTGCCTGTGAGGATTGCCATTTCTATGTGTGCTTTAACTGTGCTCTGCTGCCTCCTGCAACTACGCAGAGATGGGACAAGCACCCACTTCTCCTGATATATCCTCCGTATTTCGAGCATCCTGAGGAATTTTACTGTGTGCTCTGCGAAACAGAAATCAACCCAAATTGTTGGATGTATCACTGCCGTGAATGCGACTACTCATTGCATCCTGTGTGCGTTCCTCAAGTTAATTTATTCAGACGTGTGAAATTTGGACGCTCCCTGAACGTGAATAATCATTCTCATCCTCTCACTCATGTTCCCGAAGCAAAATACAAATCCTTTTGTGGGAGCTGTAGCGACAGGAGGTTGGATTGGAAACCGGCTTTCGAATGCGAATCTTGCAGATTTTATCTCTGCCCAGATTGTGCTTTCGAAAAGGAATTGACTGATGATGAAGAATAACACTTTCGTGTTTTTGTAACTGATTTTCACTTATATATTTATGAATTACTTGGATGTTCAAATAAAGTCATTAGTCAACTTGCAGATCACACTAGTTTTTTGGTGTTGCCTTTTGTTAATTTATTATTTCCGTAATTTATGCAACAGATCTCGTTTTAATCCCCTAATAACTGGTAATTGCACTCCCCCATCTTCCTTTCCTATCCGAACCACtcaatatttaataaaatacaataagaatgAAAGGTAAAGATAATTGATTAAAAAGTTCAAATGAAATGTTATTTcaagcatgaaaatgcaattatTAACTTCCACTATATGTATAAGGTATAGAACTTTCTAATTATTCTTTGAAGGATTGttgttctttttccttttgtttcttcgtttttcattttatatatagataaatataGATATAGCATTTACATGGCTAGAATTGAACTTAATTGAAACAAATCTCTATACTCATATTGTGGAATTAACCATACAAATTTTACCAAAGAGAGACAGACAACTTCCCCACTTCCAACTAATTCCCAATACCAAGACAACTCCCCCGCTTCCAAATTCCTCCATTGCCATTTCTACTAgctaaatttcaaatttcaacaaTGCATCAAAGAGGAGTGTTGCTGACCCCATTGCTGGAGGTTCAACTTCCAGATTTTATATTGTTAtgtcaaagttttttttttttatttaatgtcAAAGTTATCCTTCTCTAGTTGATTTGTAACTTAGACTTGAAATTGAAAGGAGTATTTTTGTCATCTTTACAAAAATTGCTGTGAAATAAAATTGGAATAATGGCAGCATCATTTACCTTAGGCCAAAATTGGAGATTTTGGAAGAGTAAGAGACTATTGGAGATTTTTCATTCATACTTGTCTACACTGAATATTCCGACTAATCATAGTTTCAAGTATCTTATCACTTTGATAAGATTTTAGCCAACAACCTGagtttattttttgaaacaacAGGCTAATGCTTGTAGCCGCATGTCATctcaaagcaaaaaaaaaaaaaaagaaacaataaggATTAAGTCATGTTATTTGATTTGGGTGATTTCACAAAATATTACTTGTTCTGTTTACTGATAGTTTCAAGTAATTTATCACTTgcattgataggttgcaattttgtcatttattttattattaatttcccctattacctgacttgatgtgAATTAATATttagattctactcatttttcgtaatttatatttatttcagggagtagaacaaaaatatcacaatcaaagccaatttgacagttatcaagaaagagttcaagtagcaggcATCTAGGGACATTTTTGGAATATCAAACCACAACCCTTCTTGGTAATTGGCCCGCAGGCAGCATTAAAAGGAGGAGGCCGAAGTCTTCTTTGGGTCTCAAATTTTCTTCCTCTCGGAGGAGAGCCGCCGCACAATGGCGAGGCATTAGAGTAGAATGCTTCAGAGAGGAAAGGGTGGCTTTTATGCTTAGTCTGGAGGGTCTTTGGCTGAGTAGAGAAGCTTGACTTTTGCTTTCCTTGTTGGACTTTGTTGACCAAAGAGCTCCTGCGCATGGCAGGGAGCTTAGCTCTAGACTTTTTCCTTTGTAGTTTATAGTAGTTTTTCATTTTGGCTGCTGGACCCGCATGACAGGAGAAAGGAATGGAAGCCCACTTTCTTTGACTATTCCTTATTGTACTTCTGGAGCGAATTTGCTTCACGATTGCTAGGAACAATTAGAAAGCTTCAATTGTTACCCGTGCCTTACATTCGCTTTCCAAGTGTTTGACGAATTGCGGCTCTTGAAATGCATACAATGGCCGTGACTTTTGTTGGAATTTCCCGCGGGCTTAGTTCATCCAATATGAGCTAATTCCCTCGTTCTAGTCAAGAAACGACGGATGCTTTGGGTCACCTgtaaattgtgagatcgatttaatttaatctttcccttttatttattggtattcgtgTATTCCCTAATTACTAtgcttatgattatttaattagttgattgtcttggatccggataattaattgGTTTGGTAATCTACTGTCAATTGgggtattaaatccgtaattgtttaattacctcaaaatagtgacaactggcacgattagattcgtgtcagggggatacgcgggctaatctaaaataaccctggtagtgtgttatttggttagaatagggctcctctaatacgtaaggcaattggggaattaaattctacgggcgtacctaggattatttctcaattagagcagtgattaacgggcgtaccttaatcatcgacacagtaaggaggggttgactgtcatcgcttgtttggcagttataacctatttattagtaaataattgggattgcctttgcttatcgatgatcaattaggtgaaccattgctgaagttattccttggctagatccttaattatcactcattagattttagtaatttgttatttaatttttagtagtttcttagattttatttgaatttctttgattgtcaccttctgcacaaaaacacccccttgtcactgtgaacttgaaaagaaataattactcccagtccctgtggattcgaccctgctcaccgctatctacagaaatcacttttagtttgagcaggttttattattgcacaggcttcgacaacctgtcaatttttggcgccgttgccggggactggcgctagttatttgtttctttttcaattcatcttgtttacattttttttatttagtttatggcttcttacactccgtattttggtgatatactggattttatttccggGGAAGGCAATGAGGCTAGTTTTTTTGTGAGGTCTGCATAtgcagaggcactaaactctgttagagaaagaatggctgctgcaacctgtgaaatttgttatgctagggatcattcaaccggtatgtgccccgaatatcaagactACCTGAGTGactatctcaaaaaaaaatttggagatTCTTCACCTCgatctcaaacgtggtatgacccttattcaaaccggtatgatcaaggatggtgggataactctaACGTTAATTATGAAGAGGGGCCAATGAGTTTTCAgctgcaagagtctcaacaatcgTCATTCATGTCAGACTTGCCCTCACAGACCATCAATGACTCTAAGAAAggtgagagtgcaattatcctgacaagtgatatggaactgcaagagtctcaagaaggAGGATCCAAAGAtacagttgaaaaggaagttgaagcGGAAGACATGAGACTCCAACATCAAAttattcaagtgaatgaatccagtgaacaatttccaaatgcggtgacatcttctccactccttaatcaatattttcctaattcctcttcttcaattcctgttactgaaattgattttattataccagaaaatttgaaatttcatgacaggaataagttaagagtggcaatggaaaaatatcttgaaccgatGAATGCGTGTGGTGGAGGAGTGAGTGGAGAATGCAGATCATTGTTGACTTGTTTagcgccatttactagtccatggaagcccgtaactcgtgtgctcaaagattactccatctatgagggttaccaggatcatattgaagatgaagcattgaaacgagccacaagattttatcccccgtgaacaagcatagcatgtctagccaaagacattaaagaaaggcgctcattgggaggcaacccaattgtttcttttaattgcttGATTGGTTTCGTGTCATAGTTTAAATCTgctttccttgaatttgactgattttgggtgttaattttcgtttttgctgatttataggtgcccttcagtcatgacgcgcccgcgtggtgatgtgcagggagctcacgatcagaaatttctgaaacttctgggagctctcctgccctcttgacgtgcccgcgtggggacgtgcaggaagctcacgatcagaaatTCTGAAACTTCTGAGAGCtttcttgccctcatgacgtgcccgcgtcacgttcgcgggaaaggtaaggattcaaaaaaaaaaaaaaaaaaaaaaaaacaaagaaaatttttcttatCAACGTAGCTTTAGtttccaaaattcaaaaaaaaaaaaattttaaaaaaaattgatttccgtagaaaaaaattttttcttttccttcttttctttctttctttttttctttctttcttcttcttctttcttctttcttctttcttcctcccCTGCTCCCTCTCTGTTGCCCGCCGCCCACTTGTGCCGCAACCCCCATCACGCAGCAGCCTACCTCCGCAGCTCTCCCATCTCTCTTCTCTCTGGTCCACCGCCGCCACTCAGCGGACCTCCACCAGCCCGCATCGCCGCCCGTCAGACAGTGCCGTCCACCACATCGCCTCCACTGTCCGCAACCAGCCGCCGCCCGCGACCCCAGCGCTCCACCAGAGCGCGGCTCTCTGTCGCCAGCCGCGGCCCACCTTGGGCGCTCCACCGCCATCTTCACCTCCATAGCGCGCCGCTCGCTCCTGCTCCACCGTTGACCGCCGCTGTTTTCATCGACACCGCCGCAACCCCTCACGCGATTCCGGCACAACTGACACCCACTACTGTCCCATTTCGTCTGGCTACTACCTACGGTGGAGGTAATTGGAAGTTGCCCCCCCTAATTTCTTCATTTCGTTCGATTGGCCACCTGGTTAACTGCTGAGGTTTTGTGATTGGGTTGTAATTGTTCAATTTCTGAAATGCTGTCACTGGTATGCCATATTATTGGGGCCCTTGTTACGATTTGACTACATTGGGTGGGCTGGTGttgtgaaattttcttttgctaattAGGACGGCAGCTCTGCCTGTGTTTTGATTGTTGAAATTCTCAATTGTTGGCATTGATAGTTGTTATTTTGGTTTATCGGTGGCCGGCTAGTGGTAGTGTGTGATTTCTTTTCCACAGTTTActacaccagtggtactggtgagGTAATTGGACCTCAATTGCATACTTCTATTTAGTTGACCAAGTGATCATTGTCCAATCCCTGAGCTGTTATCATtgaaatta from Coffea eugenioides isolate CCC68of chromosome 8, Ceug_1.0, whole genome shotgun sequence encodes the following:
- the LOC113781069 gene encoding uncharacterized protein LOC113781069; the protein is MEEKQLEHFSHEEHPLILCELPKENDGGSIDQKSAVCYGCQQQILDPAAYCCFPCDFFLHKRCAELPRQITHPMHSQHPLVLLRNPTYFSGACICSACGQGPWKFFTYHCSSCEFDLDVSCAILDQQEIKLDCHDHPLREQRPGAFYCNACREDVKDSSYLCTVCPFWIHKKCALLSSIVKHKDHDHSLHLAYSLPSDYRSFPQQCFVCWKKVHPSRWVYYCGPCRYFVHITCVVISQEDEGQLSEDIEYPISGERDQNVVKLPSSNAAQELIARFLLKDDEISSNNDPGKSNIPEEIFTNSHGKHPLVLSEKVQNLHDEIKGTTSDDDQEAAKAVLVCDWCIEPICSSDDLRYHACVECGYFVHLTCSNLPPELHIPKHPQHPFYLMYNPREVGLFNCKACRLWTNATYYKCEPCGLSVCIKCASASMITSSVKHDGHKKHLLIQLQSSDLINCTACGYIYRGGFGFACEDCHFYVCFNCALLPPATTQRWDKHPLLLIYPPYFEHPEEFYCVLCETEINPNCWMYHCRECDYSLHPVCVPQVNLFRRVKFGRSLNVNNHSHPLTHVPEAKYKSFCGSCSDRRLDWKPAFECESCRFYLCPDCAFEKELTDDEE